One Bacteroidota bacterium genomic window, ATATTGTGCACGGCTTCTGGCTCCCAACCATCGCCGAGGTCGCTTTCGTACGAATAGAAAACAACAAGGCGGCCCTCGTGAAAGAGGCCAAAGCCTTGTGGCGCCTTGCCATCATGCTCGTGTACTTTGGGCAGGCCATTGGGGAATTTGAAATGGGTGTGGTAAATGGAGTGGCTAAACGGAATTTCTACAAACTCCTGCTCTGGAAAAACCTTTTTCATCTCTCTCCGGATATGGCGATCAAGGCCATAATTGTCATCAACATGCAGAAAGCCGCCGCCTTCCAAATAACGTCGCAAGCGCTGGGCTTCACTTGAAGTGAACCGTACGTTGCCGTGGCCAGTCAGGTAGAGATAGGGATAGGTGAAAACTTTATCGCTACCGAGTTCTACTACTTCTTCGCGTGGGGCTACGTCAATCAGGGTTTGTGCGCGCGTATATTTGAGAAGCTCTACGAGCGATTGGTCATCGCTGTACCAGTCGCCTCCACCACCGTATTTGATGCGTGCAATCTGAACAGTATGGGCATCCTGGCTGTGGGCCGTGGGTGCGGGCAGCACAAGGAGGATGATAAAGAACGTGAACAGCGCGCGTATCATTATTTATGCGGTAAAGTTGTATTCTGTAGCCGATCAGGCCGGGGCGAATAGCGTCCGGCTATGGACCAGACTCATTCGATTTCAATGCTTCAGTTTCGTTTATACGTCAATACCGTTGCCGGTTTCATGCTGGCAGGAATTCTAATTGTTGCAACAGCTTGTGCGCCGGCTGAATCTGTAACTGAAGCGGCCTCCCGCATTCGGGTTATGGAAGAGATGGCACTTGCGGACGCAGCAGAGGCTGCTGGCGGCGACGTGTTGAATGTGGGATTTGTCGTATTGGAAGGTGTTTACAATTCCGAACTGATGGCCCCGTACGACGTGATCCAGCATAGCATTTTTCGGGACTCGCTTCGTTATATGCAGCCATTTATTGTGGCGCCATCGCTGGACCCTGTGGTAACCTTCGAAGGCATAGAAGTCGTGCCACATTTCACCTTTGATACCCATCCCGATATCGATGTACTCATTGTGCCGAGTACCGTGAACAGCATGACTGCAGATCTTGAAGACAAAGTATTCATGAGCTGGCTGACTGAAACGGTTGATGCTGCCAGGTACGTCATAACCGTTTGTGACGGCGCTTTCCCTCTGGCAGCTACAGGTGTGTTGGATGGACGGATTGCTACTACATTCCCTGGAGACCGAGACCGGTTTGCGGCGATGTTTCCGTCCATTGATGTGCGGTATGAGGAACGATTTGTTGTAGATGGAAAGTACATCACTTCAGTAGGCGGAGCGATGAGTTACGAGCCGGCTTTCTATTTGGTAGAACACGTCTATTCAAAATCACATGCTGATAAAACAGCCAGCGGCCTGGTATGGGGCTGGGATCTCGAACAGGTCCCGCACTTGATCGTAGAATCCCCATAGATGGGCTAAAGGTCCGAAATGCTAAACTTGTAAACCTGTAAGTTCTGATATGTCCAAACTCTTTCGCGCATTGATTATTTCTGCAGTGGCAACAGGCGCAGCGGCAGTCATTATTAACGCAGTTCAACAGCGCGCCAGTAAAGATGAAGCCAGAGATGATAGCAACTTTGTTGACGCGGAGAAGCTTTCACAAGAAGAACGCGCTATGCTGACAGATGAATTGAACGCCATGTTGTAGCCATACACGTCAAGCGATACCCTGACGAACAAGCGGCGGTGTCCCATATTTTTTGCCCTGTTTCTACGTACAACAAAACGAAGATCCTTTCGTACGCCCGAGAGATGTGCCGTTTAGAATTGGGTTGGTACTGCCACTGATCCCGCCTTTTTATTGCCTGATGGCATGTCGTTGTTATCCCATTCTTGCGTGTTTATGTATAAATGCAATACACAAAATTGCACGCAAGATGGTAACCCCTCTTCTCTTTTACCAGGTGTAGTTGTACAGCTTGTTGGTGCCGACCTGTGAGAAGTGCTTTCTGAAAAATAACTCTGAAAAATAACAAGGAGACTTATTGCATGCGGATACTTGCTCACGTCTTGACACTCTTTCTCATCAGCTTGCCGGCGTTTGCACAGGATACGAATCCCGTTGCTTCCCCTGAAGCTTCCAAGAGCCCGATCGAGATTCCCTACGAAAAATTTGTGCTGGATAACGGGTTAACCGTTATCGTGCACCAGGATGCCAAAGCGCCCATTGTTGCGGTTAACCTCTGGTATCATGTCGGATCAAAAAATGAGAACAAAGGCAAAACTGGTTTTGCTCACCTGTTTGAACACCTGATGTTCAACGGCTCAGAAAATTTCAATGACGACTACTTCCAGGTCCTCGAAAAAGTTGGCGCTACCGACTTGAACGGTACCACCAATAAAGACCGGACCAACTATTTCCAGAATGTGCCTGTTAATGCACTCGACCTGGCGCTTTGGATGGAGTCGGATCGTATGGGGCACCTGCTTGGTGCTATTGACCAGGGCAAGCTCGACGAACAGCGTGGTGTTGTTCAGAATGAAAAACGACAGGGCGAAAACCAGCCTTACGGCAAAGTATGGACGACCATCGCAGAAAATACCTATCCCGAAGGCCATCCTTACTCGTGGAGCGTTATTGGTTCGATGGAAGACCTGAATGCAGCATCGCTTGAAGATGTACAGGAATGGTTTAAGACCTACTACGGCCCGAACAATGCTACCCTCGTGATTGCCGGCGATATCGACCCACAGGCGGCACGCGAAAAAGTAGAAAAGTACTTTGGCGACATCGAACCGGGACCACCCATTGCCAAGAAAGAAGCCTGGATTGCGCGACGCACCGGTGAAACCCGGATGACGATGGAAGACCGCGTACCGCAGGCGCGTATCTACAAAGTTTGGAACGTTCCTGAGCGTGGTCACATTGACCTGGATCATCTCAACCTGGTTTCAGATGTACTCGGTTCTGGCAAAACGTCCAGGCTATATGAGCGGCTTGTATACAACGACCAGATTGCAACTGCTGCTGCTGCGTACATCTCCACCGGTGAAATTGGTAGCCAATTCCAGATTCAGGTAACTGCAAAGCCTGGCGTTGACCTGGCAACTGTTGAAGCTACTGTAGAGGAAGAACTGCAGCGATTGCTCGAAGACGGCATCGAGGCAACCGAGTTACGTCGTGTGAAAACGCAGTACGTCGCCAGCTTCATCCGTGGTGCTGAGCGTATTGGTGGTTTTGGTGGTAAGTCGGATATTCTCGCACAGAACGAAGTGTACGCCAGTACGCCAGATTTCTATCAGGTAGGTCTGGAGCGCGTACAGCGCGCAACTGAAGACGATCTGTTGCAGGCTGCGCGTGAGTGGTTGTCAGATGGTGTCTTCTCGCTTGAAGTACATCCATACCCTGAACTTGCTGCCACGGGTGAAGGTGTTGACCGCTCTGTAATGCCTGAGGTTGAAAATCCGCCAAACGCGGTTTTTCCGACCATGCAGAAGACAACGCTGAAAAATGGCCTGAATGTGGTGTTGGTTGAACGGGATGCTGTACCGGTTGTGAACTTCCGCCTTGTCTTCGACGCCGGCTATGCGGCTGACCAGTTTGCGAAGCCAGGTACGGCCGGCCTGGCGTTGAGCATGCTCGACGAAGGGACCAAGGATAAAACGGCACTCGAAATCAGTGAAGAACTTGCACTGCTCGGTGCCAGCATTGGCGCATTTTCGGGCCTTGATGCTTCGTCTGTAACGCTCTCATCCCTGAAGTCAGAACTCGGAGCTTCGCTCGACTTGTATGCGGATGTTGTGTTGAATCCTTCTTTTCCGGAAGCTGACTTTAACCGGCTAAAACAGCAGAGACTTGTGGGCATCCAACGTGAAAAAGTAACGCCTGTTCAGATGGCGCTTCGCGTTTTTCCTGGCCTGCTTTACGGTAGCGATCATGCATATGGTCTGCCACTCACGGGATCTGGAACAACTGAGTCGGTTACGTCCATTGAGCGCGATGACCTGATGAAATTCCACGATACCTGGTTCAAGCCAAACAATGCTACAATGATTGTTGTTGGCGATGTTTCGATGAACGAACTCAAGCCTATGCTGGAAGGCGCTTTTTCCAAGTGGAAAAAAGGCAAAGTGCCACAGAAGAACATCAATGAAGTAGCGCACCGGCCGGGTAGCAGCGTTTACATTATGGATCGTCCGGGCTCACAGCAGTCCATCATTTTTGCCGGCCACATTGCGCCGCCAAAAGGCAACCCAAATGAAATCGCAATTGAGACGATGAACACCATCCTTGGTGGCGCCTTCATTTCGCGCATCAACATGAACTTGCGCGAAGACAAAGGTTGGTCCTATGGTGCTCAAAGCCTCATTTGGGACGCAAAAGGCCAGCGCCCTTTCCTCGTCTACGCACCCGTGCAAACCGACAAAACGAAAGAGTCGATGCA contains:
- a CDS encoding pitrilysin family protein; translated protein: MRILAHVLTLFLISLPAFAQDTNPVASPEASKSPIEIPYEKFVLDNGLTVIVHQDAKAPIVAVNLWYHVGSKNENKGKTGFAHLFEHLMFNGSENFNDDYFQVLEKVGATDLNGTTNKDRTNYFQNVPVNALDLALWMESDRMGHLLGAIDQGKLDEQRGVVQNEKRQGENQPYGKVWTTIAENTYPEGHPYSWSVIGSMEDLNAASLEDVQEWFKTYYGPNNATLVIAGDIDPQAAREKVEKYFGDIEPGPPIAKKEAWIARRTGETRMTMEDRVPQARIYKVWNVPERGHIDLDHLNLVSDVLGSGKTSRLYERLVYNDQIATAAAAYISTGEIGSQFQIQVTAKPGVDLATVEATVEEELQRLLEDGIEATELRRVKTQYVASFIRGAERIGGFGGKSDILAQNEVYASTPDFYQVGLERVQRATEDDLLQAAREWLSDGVFSLEVHPYPELAATGEGVDRSVMPEVENPPNAVFPTMQKTTLKNGLNVVLVERDAVPVVNFRLVFDAGYAADQFAKPGTAGLALSMLDEGTKDKTALEISEELALLGASIGAFSGLDASSVTLSSLKSELGASLDLYADVVLNPSFPEADFNRLKQQRLVGIQREKVTPVQMALRVFPGLLYGSDHAYGLPLTGSGTTESVTSIERDDLMKFHDTWFKPNNATMIVVGDVSMNELKPMLEGAFSKWKKGKVPQKNINEVAHRPGSSVYIMDRPGSQQSIIFAGHIAPPKGNPNEIAIETMNTILGGAFISRINMNLREDKGWSYGAQSLIWDAKGQRPFLVYAPVQTDKTKESMQEVVMELKGILDNNPVTPEEVDRAKRNQTLTLAGRWETNGAVMSSVAEMVQYDLPDDYNDTYTSQVRSLSIDKIASAAETVLKPDNLVWVIVGDRAKIEAGIRDLDLGDIYLLDENGEVMD
- a CDS encoding DJ-1/PfpI family protein, which gives rise to MLQFRLYVNTVAGFMLAGILIVATACAPAESVTEAASRIRVMEEMALADAAEAAGGDVLNVGFVVLEGVYNSELMAPYDVIQHSIFRDSLRYMQPFIVAPSLDPVVTFEGIEVVPHFTFDTHPDIDVLIVPSTVNSMTADLEDKVFMSWLTETVDAARYVITVCDGAFPLAATGVLDGRIATTFPGDRDRFAAMFPSIDVRYEERFVVDGKYITSVGGAMSYEPAFYLVEHVYSKSHADKTASGLVWGWDLEQVPHLIVESP
- a CDS encoding DUF4159 domain-containing protein, which encodes MIRALFTFFIILLVLPAPTAHSQDAHTVQIARIKYGGGGDWYSDDQSLVELLKYTRAQTLIDVAPREEVVELGSDKVFTYPYLYLTGHGNVRFTSSEAQRLRRYLEGGGFLHVDDNYGLDRHIRREMKKVFPEQEFVEIPFSHSIYHTHFKFPNGLPKVHEHDGKAPQGFGLFHEGRLVVFYSYESDLGDGWEPEAVHNIPEDKRLNALRMGVNILAYAMMQ